Proteins found in one Mangifera indica cultivar Alphonso chromosome 15, CATAS_Mindica_2.1, whole genome shotgun sequence genomic segment:
- the LOC123197711 gene encoding PR5-like receptor kinase: MLSMGTIIIILSMVGMGQLWKKKTEDDQRMEAFIRNCGSHAPRRYTFSDVRNITKSFSEKLGQGGYGNVYKGKLPDSRLVAVKILKESKGNGEEFINEVASMSRTSHVNIVSLLGFCCEKNKRALIYEFMCNGSLDKFIRDTESSTTNCNLEWKTLYQIAIGIARGLEYLHRGCNIRIVHFDIKPHNILLDEDFCPKISDFGLAKQSNQKDSIISMLNTRGTIGYIAPEMFCRSFGGVSHKSDVYSYGMMILEIVGAKKNIGARVSQMSEIYFPDSIYNLLEPDNDFDLPSVVTEEEKEIAKRMILVSLWCIQTNPSHRPAITKVVEMLEGRPQNLQIPPKPCWSSPPRSPKLSSVASSSTQLASKCEML, encoded by the coding sequence ATGCTTAGCATGGGGACGATTATAATTATCCTCTCAATGGTTGGCATGGGACAATTGTGGAAGAAGAAAACAGAAGATGATCAAAGAATGGAGGCCTTTATTAGAAATTGTGGATCGCATGCTCCACGAAGATATACTTTTTCTGATGttagaaatattacaaaatcaTTCAGTGAAAAACTTGGTCAAGGAGGCTATGGTAATGTGTACAAAGGAAAACTGCCCGATAGTCGTCTTGTGGCAGTGAAGATCTTGAAAGAATCTAAGGGCAATGGAGAGGAGTTCATCAATGAGGTGGCTAGCATGAGTAGAACATCCCATGTAAATATAGTAAGCCTCCTGGGTTTTTGCTGTGAGAAGAATAAAAGAGCTTTAATCTATGAATTCATGTGCAACGGATCTTTGGATAAGTTTATACGTGATACAGAATCTTCGACTACAAATTGCAATTTAGAGTGGAAAACACTTTACCAAATTGCAATCGGCATTGCTAGAGGACTAGAATACTTGCACAGAGGTTGTAACATAAGGATtgtgcattttgatataaaacctCACAACATTCTTTTAGATGAAGATTTTTGTCCAAAAATTTCTGATTTTGGGCTTGCTAAACAATCCAACCAGAAAGACAGTATTATATCAATGTTAAACACAAGAGGAACTATAGGATACATTGCACCAGAAATGTTCTGTAGAAGCTTTGGAGGAGTATCTCACAAGTCCGATGTCTACAGTTATGGAATGATGATTTTAGAAATAGTTGGAGCAAAAAAGAATATTGGTGCCAGGGTATCACAAATGAGTGAAATATATTTTCCAGATTCAATTTATAACCTTCTTGAACCGGATAACGATTTTGATCTTCCAAGCGTTGTCActgaagaggaaaaagagatagCAAAAAGGATGATATTGGTGAGCTTGTGGTGCATTCAAACCAATCCATCTCATAGACCTGCAATTACCAAAGTTGTGGAGATGTTGGAAGGTAGGCCACAGAACTTACAAATTCCACCAAAACCTTGTTGGTCTTCTCCGCCAAGATCCCCCAAACTTTCTTCAGTGGCATCCTCATCAACACAACTTGCTTCCAAATGTGAAATGctttaa
- the LOC123197488 gene encoding LEAF RUST 10 DISEASE-RESISTANCE LOCUS RECEPTOR-LIKE PROTEIN KINASE-like 2.1, translating to MALHLSPDLRLFSTIAIIFILVQVPTSVSTIDAKYENCSTPFLCANLENLEYPFWGAGRPEYCGHPVYELNCQGEVAEITIMANNYGVIYRVLEVNNDSWTLTVAIEDYWDNICPRSPVTGTIDPRFFNYASDTENVTLYYGCPSLGNDTSVLLPLKFNCSPEGTDINNYYFIWGDDAANSMLTGHVIAAIRIYFGGCVRNVTIPGRLSAFPILNYTAAANVSEALREGFDLQWNANNSFCDKCKNLGGLCGYDPDIDEFTCYCRDKPYPLTCSSKGTSHLYFITSASLSFRNITGLRFSIFLILMLYSFV from the coding sequence ATGGCTCTTCATCTCTCTCCAGACCTCCGCTTGTTCTCCACCATCGCCATAATCTTCATCTTAGTCCAAGTCCCAACATCTGTGTCAACCATCGATGCGAAATACGAAAATTGTAGCACCCCTTTTCTCTGTGCAAACTTGGAGAATCTCGAATACCCTTTTTGGGGAGCCGGGAGGCCAGAGTATTGTGGGCACCCGGTTTATGAGTTGAACTGCCAAGGCGAGGTTGCAGAGATCACTATCATGGCGAACAACTACGGAGTAATCTACAGAGTGCTGGAAGTAAATAACGATTCTTGGACTCTCACAGTTGccatagaagattactgggatAACATTTGTCCCAGAAGCCCTGTCACCGGTACTATAGATCCCAGGTTCTTTAATTATGCCTCCGATACAGAAAATGTAACGCTGTATTATGGTTGTCCTTCTCTTGGAAATGACACCTCGGTGCTTCTTCCCTTAAAGTTTAATTGCAGCCCGGAAGGGACAGACATCAATAATTACTATTTCATATGGGGCGACGATGCTGCCAATAGTATGTTAACAGGTCACGTGATAGCAGCCATTAGAATTTACTTCGGAGGTTGTGTCAGAAACGTTACTATTCCGGGGAGACTGTCAGCATTTCCGATCTTAAATTATACAGCTGCGGCAAATGTGAGTGAAGCTCTTAGAGAGGGTTTTGATTTGCAATGGAATGCAAATAATAGCTTTTGTGACAAATGTAAAAACTTGGGTGGACTGTGTGGATATGACCCTGATATTGATGAATTCACTTGTTATTGTCGTGATAAACCTTATCCCTTGACTTGTTCCTCAAAAGGTACTTCCCATCTCTATTTCATTACTTCTGCATCACTGAGTTTCCGCAACATTACTGGATTAAGGTTTAGCATATTCCTTATATTGATGCTATATTCTTtcgtttaa